Genomic window (Blastocatellia bacterium):
GCTTATTTCTATGATTTGCCAGTCAAAATTTTATCCTCAACTTCATTGTATTTTGCTTAATGGGATTACTTTTGGTGGCTTTAATTTGGTTGATATTGAAGTTCTTTACCAAGAAACTAATTTACCAGTTATTGCCGTTATGAGAAAGCAGCCAGACTTTCTTGCTATTGAAAAAGCTCTTACTAATCTTGAAAACAGCCAACAAAGATTAAAATTAATAGAAAAGCTGGTCAAGTTCATCAAGTTGGTCATCTTTTTTGTCAATTCAAAGGTCTATCTTTTGAAGAAACAACTATAATCTTAAAACTTTCTTCTACTCATAGCCA
Coding sequences:
- a CDS encoding DUF99 family protein; protein product: MQIQKLFSKNPRFQPKLLGIDDAPFPKNHFGAVKVLGTVFRGGDFLEGLISTYIDKDGFDATEKLISMICQSKFYPQLHCILLNGITFGGFNLVDIEVLYQETNLPVIAVMRKQPDFLAIEKALTNLENSQQRLKLIEKLVKFIKLVIFFVNSKVYLLKKQL